The Streptomyces sp. NL15-2K genome contains a region encoding:
- a CDS encoding transcriptional regulator, with product MNEVDMVVAMTERVSELDDEFGGRHARPMAASFMVNTVASYLRADASEDVRKAMLSAASDLLYLTGYMAVDEGLHGLAQRYYVMALELAGAAEDHLTYCTTLRGMSVQAVDLHHGTKAMELADAAAAASPKAGPRMLAFLVGQQAHAAAQTGDRTGALRYIREAEAAMDRAESRGKAFGSYDPSSLNYHVSQVRYELGDKAGAVEAMQQADRLRPSAYQRTRVHRRGLLAERQLELGHLEAACTTWHQALDDYPKVQSGRADERVKAMFGLLRPHLKNATARDLYDRALMIAPPSLVT from the coding sequence ATGAACGAGGTGGACATGGTCGTCGCCATGACAGAGCGTGTCTCGGAGCTGGACGACGAGTTCGGCGGACGTCACGCACGCCCCATGGCGGCCTCGTTCATGGTCAACACCGTGGCCTCCTACCTGCGCGCCGACGCGTCCGAGGACGTACGCAAGGCGATGCTGTCCGCCGCCTCGGACCTGCTCTACCTGACCGGCTACATGGCCGTGGACGAAGGGCTGCACGGTCTCGCGCAGCGCTACTACGTCATGGCTCTGGAACTGGCGGGCGCGGCGGAGGACCACCTGACGTACTGCACCACCCTGCGAGGGATGAGCGTCCAGGCAGTCGACCTCCACCACGGGACGAAGGCCATGGAACTGGCCGATGCCGCTGCCGCCGCCTCCCCGAAAGCCGGCCCTCGGATGCTGGCCTTCCTCGTCGGCCAGCAGGCGCACGCCGCCGCGCAGACCGGCGACCGTACGGGCGCGCTGCGCTACATCCGCGAGGCAGAGGCGGCAATGGACCGTGCTGAGTCACGCGGCAAGGCGTTCGGCTCCTACGACCCCTCCTCGCTCAACTACCACGTCAGCCAGGTACGTTACGAACTCGGCGACAAGGCCGGAGCCGTCGAAGCCATGCAACAAGCGGACCGGCTCCGCCCCAGCGCGTACCAGCGCACACGAGTACATCGTCGTGGCCTGCTGGCAGAGCGGCAGCTGGAACTCGGCCACCTGGAAGCGGCCTGCACCACCTGGCACCAGGCCCTCGACGACTACCCCAAGGTGCAGTCCGGCCGCGCCGACGAGCGCGTGAAGGCGATGTTCGGTCTCTTGCGCCCCCATCTGAAGAACGCAACAGCCCGCGACCTGTACGACCGAGCACTGATGATCGCGCCACCGTCGCTGGTCACCTGA
- a CDS encoding HIT family protein produces the protein MSECPFCMIGRGEIDADLVAYCSRNVFVIPTLMQRENNPGHTLVLPLAHVTALHAAPRDLLQEVFEVIARVSSAVKIAYQAVGSTITQNNDIPGQVLHHLHVHVVPRFDGDEFQMPDPQVSEAPRDVRLKRASLLRRSLEL, from the coding sequence GTGAGTGAGTGTCCCTTCTGCATGATCGGTCGAGGGGAGATCGATGCGGATCTGGTCGCGTACTGTTCGCGAAATGTCTTCGTCATCCCCACTCTCATGCAGCGGGAGAACAACCCTGGTCACACTCTGGTGCTGCCGCTCGCCCATGTGACCGCCCTGCATGCAGCACCACGTGACCTCTTGCAGGAAGTCTTCGAGGTCATCGCGAGGGTGTCGTCTGCAGTGAAGATCGCCTACCAAGCTGTCGGAAGCACGATCACGCAGAACAACGACATCCCCGGCCAGGTGCTTCACCACTTGCACGTACACGTCGTTCCGCGCTTCGACGGAGACGAATTCCAGATGCCTGATCCGCAGGTGTCCGAAGCACCACGGGACGTGCGGCTCAAGCGAGCCTCCCTGTTGCGGCGGTCATTGGAGCTCTGA
- a CDS encoding ATP-binding protein: MTTLFLTVGLPGAGKTTRARQLAKEHSALRLTPDEWMIPLFGDPQPAGKRDVLEGRLLSLALEALRLGTNVVLDFGCWSRDERSAIRWLVESVGASCHVVYVPVDHETQRARIAHRQSTTPDQTFAMSEADLLRWRTLFEEPDAAELEGHEIGGPPPGWPGWLEWAADRWPSLT, encoded by the coding sequence GTGACCACGTTGTTTCTGACAGTCGGCCTGCCGGGGGCAGGGAAGACCACCAGGGCTCGGCAACTGGCCAAGGAGCACAGCGCGCTGCGGCTGACGCCTGATGAGTGGATGATTCCGCTGTTCGGTGATCCGCAGCCGGCCGGGAAGCGCGATGTCCTGGAAGGACGGCTGCTCTCGCTTGCTCTGGAGGCACTGAGGCTCGGAACCAACGTGGTCCTGGACTTCGGATGCTGGTCTCGTGACGAGAGGTCCGCGATCCGCTGGCTGGTGGAGTCTGTGGGCGCGTCCTGTCACGTCGTGTACGTGCCGGTGGACCATGAGACCCAACGCGCTCGGATCGCCCATCGCCAGTCGACCACTCCCGATCAGACCTTCGCGATGAGCGAGGCGGACCTCTTGCGCTGGAGGACGCTGTTCGAGGAGCCCGACGCCGCGGAACTCGAGGGGCACGAAATCGGCGGTCCGCCTCCTGGTTGGCCGGGCTGGCTCGAATGGGCGGCCGATCGGTGGCCGTCTCTCACCTGA
- a CDS encoding mandelate racemase/muconate lactonizing enzyme family protein, translating to MRITGISTHVVGTPWRNLTYVQVHTDEGITGVGETRMLGHTDALIGYLREAEANHILGSDPFAVEDLVRRMKYGDYGRAGEIVMSGIAVVEMACWDIKGKALGVPVWQLLGGKVTDKVKAYANGWYTTERTPEAYHKAAQGVVERGYRALKIDPFGTGHFELDHQQTLYAVSLIEAVRDAIGPEAELMLEMHGRFSPATAVRLAKELAPFKPAWLEEPVPPENLKALEKVAAKVDIPVATGERIHDRIEFRELFESQAVDIIQPDVGHIGGIWETRKLAATAETHYMLVAPHNVGGPVLTAASLQVGFTSPNFKILEHFNDFADAEIKKVVKGAPQVNPEDGCFHLSDAPGLGVELDVDAAAEFPQQQARFDLWAEGWEQRKPKGAEK from the coding sequence GTGCGCATCACCGGAATCAGCACACACGTGGTCGGGACGCCGTGGCGCAACCTGACGTACGTCCAGGTGCACACCGACGAGGGCATCACCGGAGTCGGCGAGACCCGGATGCTGGGCCACACCGACGCGCTGATCGGCTACCTGCGGGAGGCCGAGGCCAATCACATTCTCGGTTCCGACCCGTTCGCTGTCGAGGACCTCGTCCGACGGATGAAGTACGGCGACTACGGGCGGGCCGGCGAGATCGTCATGTCCGGCATCGCGGTCGTGGAGATGGCCTGCTGGGACATCAAGGGCAAGGCGCTCGGCGTACCCGTGTGGCAGCTGCTGGGCGGCAAGGTGACCGACAAGGTCAAGGCGTACGCCAACGGCTGGTACACCACCGAGCGGACCCCCGAGGCCTATCACAAGGCCGCCCAGGGGGTCGTGGAGCGCGGCTACCGGGCGCTCAAGATCGACCCCTTCGGCACCGGGCACTTCGAGCTCGACCACCAGCAGACCCTGTACGCCGTCTCCCTCATCGAGGCCGTCCGCGACGCCATCGGCCCCGAGGCCGAGCTGATGCTGGAGATGCACGGCCGGTTCTCCCCCGCCACCGCCGTCCGGCTGGCCAAGGAGCTCGCGCCCTTCAAGCCCGCGTGGCTGGAGGAGCCCGTTCCGCCGGAGAACCTCAAGGCCCTGGAGAAGGTCGCCGCCAAGGTCGACATCCCGGTCGCCACGGGTGAGCGGATTCACGATCGCATCGAGTTCCGTGAGCTGTTCGAGAGCCAGGCCGTGGACATCATCCAGCCGGACGTCGGCCACATCGGTGGCATCTGGGAGACCCGGAAGCTGGCCGCCACCGCCGAGACCCACTACATGCTGGTCGCCCCGCACAACGTCGGCGGCCCGGTCCTCACCGCCGCCTCTCTCCAGGTCGGCTTCACCTCCCCGAACTTCAAGATCCTCGAGCACTTCAACGACTTCGCCGACGCGGAGATCAAGAAGGTGGTCAAGGGCGCGCCGCAGGTGAACCCGGAGGACGGCTGCTTCCACCTCTCCGACGCCCCCGGCCTCGGCGTGGAGCTGGACGTCGACGCCGCCGCCGAGTTCCCGCAGCAGCAGGCCCGCTTCGACCTGTGGGCCGAGGGCTGGGAGCAGCGCAAGCCGAAGGGCGCCGAGAAGTGA